In the genome of Rhodothermales bacterium, the window CATGATGATGAGCGGGTTCGTGATCGAGTTGAACTGGAGGAGGAGGATGAGCGTGATGAGCGAGACGCCGACGAGGAGCGCCGTCGTGAGGAAGCCGAAGCTCTCCTGCTGGTCCTCGCTCTCGCCGGTGTACTTCACGGTGTAGCCCGGCGGCAGCTCGGCGGTGTAGTCGCTGAGGTAAGTCTGGACCCGGCCGAGGAGCTCGTTGCCGTTGACGCCCTCGGCGGCCTCGCCGGAGACGGTCACGACGCGCTGCTGCTCCAGCCGCGTGATGCTCCCGAGCCCGCCGCCGACGGAGATGTCGGCGAGGGCGACGAGCGGGATCTGCGTCCCTTCGTCGAGGATCGTGAGGCTCTGGAGCGAGGCGAGGTCGGCGCGGTCGGCTTCGCGGAGGCGGACGGTGATGTCGTACTCGTCCTCGCCCGTGCGGTACGTGCTGGCCTCGATGCCGTTGATGGCGGCGCGGACGGTCTGCGCGACCTGGCTCGTCGAGAGGCCGAAGCGGGCGGCGCGCTCGCGGTCGATGTTGACCTGGAGTTCCGGTCGGCCGGTGTTGAGGTTGTCGGAGAGGTCCACGAGGCCGGCGAGCGGCGGCACGCCGTCGGAGCCGGGCTCCGTCGCGCCGCGCTCGAGCCGCGCCTTCACCTCTTTGGCGATGCGGACGATCGTCTCGAACTCCTCGCCCGAAACCTCGATGTTGACGGGGGCGCCGGTCGGCGGGCCGTTCTCGTCCTTCGTGATCGAGGTCTCGACGCCGGGGATGCCCTGGAGCTCGTTGCGGAGGCGGCGGAGCGTGACCGACGAGGGCTCGGCGCGCTGCGCGTAGTCGACCATGTTGAGTGTGATCCGGCTCTGCTCGGGGCTGGCCGAGCCGCCGCCGAACATCGCGTCGCCGCCGACGCCGACGTTCGTCAGGATGTCGCGCGTATTCGCCTCGGCGGCGGGGTTCTCCTCGACGAGGCCCTGGATCCGCTCGAAGGCGGTCTGGGCGACGCGGTTGCTCGCCTCGATGTTCGTCCCGAGCGGGGCTTCGAGGTTGACCTGGACCATGTTCGGGTCCGTGTTCGGGAAGAACTCGACGCCGGTCGGCGCGAGGACGAACAGGAGCGGGATCGCGACGAGGAGCGAGAGGGTGCTCGTGAGCAGCCGCGCGCGGTTGTCCGTCAGGATGAGCGTCTTCCGATCGCCTGCGAAGAACAGCCCGAGCACGCCGGCCACGACGATGAACGCCGGGAGGATCAGCAGCTCGACGACCACGATCGGGTCGTCGATCCGTCCGCCGAGGAAGAGCAGGAAGAGCAGGGCGCCGATGATGGCGGCCACGATGAGCCCGGCCTTGATCGACGTCTTCCGCCCGATGAACGCCGACTCGAAGGCGTGGACGAGGATGCCGATCACGCCGACGGCGAGCAGCACGCCGGCCGGCACCATCACGACGAGGCTCCCGAGTTCCGACACCGCCCCCACCGCCGCGCCGACGATCAGGAGCAGCGCGCCGACAGTGAAGGAGCCGAGCGCGAGCGTGTTGCGGAGCATCGCGTGCTTGACTGTGTAGTCGCGCTCCAGCATCCAGCCGAGGAAGGCGCGGTAGCGCTCCGTGATGCGGGGGAGCGTCTCGTGCTGGAACCGCCGCGCTACCGGGTCGAGGAAGCGCGTGTGGAGGAGGTAGAGGACCGGGACCGCGACCGCGACGAAGACGAACGTCTTCCAGTTCGTGAGCAGCACGAGCAGGGCCGTGAACGCGACGAGGCCGTAGATGACGCGCTTGAACGCCTTGCTCTTCTTCGGCTGCTCCTCGCCGTCGAGCCGGACGAGGTAGCCCGTGATGACGGGGTTGATGATGAGCGCGACGAAGAGGCTCGCCGAGAGCGTCACGATCAGCGTCAGCGGGAGGTAGCTCATGAACTTCCCGATGATGCCCGGCCACAGCAACATCGGCGCGAACGCCGCGACCGTCGTCGCCGTGGACGCCGCGACGGCAGCGCCGACCTCGCCCGTCCCGAGCTTCGCCGCCTCCCAGCGGTCGTAGCCCTCCTCGCGGTAGCGGTAGATGTTCTCGACGATCACGACGGCGTTGTCGACGAGCATGCCGAGCGCGATGATGAGGCTGAACAGGATGATGAAGTTCAGCGTCTGCCCCATCGCCGAGAAGATGATGAAGCTGAGGAACATCGAGAGCGGGATCGCGATGCCGACGAGCGTGGCGTTGCGCACGCCGAGGAAGAACAGCAGCACCGCGATCACGAAGATGATCCCCGCGATGATGTTGTTCTCGAGGTCCTCGACGAGCGTCTTGACGTTGTCGGCCTCGTTCCCCGTGAACGTCACCTCGGTCCCCGTCGGGAGCGGATACGTGTCGACGGCCTCCTGCACGGCGTCGACGGTCTCGATGATGTTCTCGCCCGGCTTCTTCTTTACGACGAGCGTGATCACCTGGAGATCCTGCACCTCCTCGACCGGGACGAACTCGCCGTCCTCCTGCTCGATCTGGAAGACTTCGAGGCGGGAATACGAGGTGCGGTCTTTGAAGCCGAACTCGATCTCGGCCACGTCGCGGACGTAAATCGGCGCGCCGTTCTCCGCCTTGACGACGAGCGCTTCGATCTCGCTCGGGTCCTCGAACTCGCCGTCGATGCGGACGAGGTAGTTCAGCCGGTCGATGTCGACGGAGCCGCCGGGGATGTTCGAGTTCTCCTGCCGGATGATGTCGATGACATCGTTGAAGGTGAGGTTGTAGCCCTGCAGCGCGTTGAGGTCTACGTTGACCTGCACCTCGCGCTCGAGCCCGCCGATGAGGTTGACCTCGAGCACGCCCGCGATGCCTTCGAGCTCGTCCTGCAAGTCCTCGGCCACGTCGCGGAGCTGCGCGAGGGAGTAGTCGGCGGCGAGGTTGATGTTGATGATGGGGAACTCCGACGTGTCGAGCTCGGACACGATGGGCTCCTCGACGTCAGAGGGGAACTCGGCCTTCGCGCGGTCCACGCCGTCGCGCACATCGATCTTGGCGTCGTCCACCTCCACGTCCGGGAGGAACGTGATCACGACGGTCGAGACGCCCTCGGTCGAGGTGCTGCGGAGCTCGTCGATGCCGTCGATCGAGGCGATCTCGTTCTCGATCTCCTGCGTGATGATCGACTCGATGTCGTCGGGGCTCGCGCCGGGGTACACCGTCGTGACGATGATCGTGGCGAACTCGATCTGCGGGGCCGACTCCTTGGGGATCGCGACGTACGCCGCGAGGCCGATGATCGAGAGCAGCACCGTCAGCACGATGACGGCGATGCGGTTCTGGATGGCGAGGTTCGTGATCTTCATAAGGCCCGAGGGCTGGGGCGGGAAGAGGGAGGGTCAGTCGGCGAGGCTGACGGGGGCGAAGCCGGAGGGGAGCTCGTCGGAGATGCGGACGCGGTCGCCTTCGGAGACGGTCGACTGGCCCGAGGCGATGACGCGGTCCCCCGGCTCGACGCCGGAGGTGACGACGACGTAGCCGCCGGACTGCGCGCCGAGCTCGGTCGGCTGCCGCTGGGCGACGAGGCCATCGCCCTCCTCACGGACGACGAGCACGCTCGTCCCGCGCTCGTCCCGCACGATCGCGGCGAGGGGCAGGGTGATGACGTTTTCGAACTGCTGGCGCTGGACTTCGAGGCGGACGATCATCTCGGGCTTGAGCTGGCCGGCCTCGTTCGGGAGCCCGACCTCGATGGGGAACGTCCGGTTCTGCGGGTTGATGGCGCGGCCGACGAACGTGACGGTCCCGCGCATCGGGGGCACGTTGTACGCCTGCGGGACGATGCGGACGGGCGTGCCGACCTCGATGTCGCCCGCGTAGCGCTCGGGCACGCCGGCCTGCACCTTCACCTGCTCGGTCGAGACGAGGCGGACGACGGGCACCCCCGGCGCGACCTGCTCGCCGCGCTCGGCGAAGCGCTCTTCGACGGTGCCGGTGAACGGGGCCGTGACGCGGGTGTAAGCGAGCTGCTGCTGGGCCTGGGCGAGGGCGGCCCGCGCCTGGGCCACCTGCGCCCGCGCTGCCGCCCGCTGCGTGCGGACGCTCTCGAACTCCATCGCCGAGATGATGGAGTCCTGGAGCAGCGGCTCCTCGCGGCGGTAGCGGTCCTCGGCGAGGGCGGCCTGCGCCTGCGCCGCTTCGAGCGAGGCCTGCGCCTGCGCCACGCCCGCCTGCCCCATCGTCGCGTTGATCTGCGCCACGGTCCCGCCACGGCGGATCGTCGTGCCGAGCGGGGCGAGGGCGGTGAGCGTGCCCGACGCCTCGGCCGAGAGCGTCGCGTCGTCGGGCGCCTCGATCGTGCCCGTCATCTCGATCACGTCCTCGAACGTGCTCGCCTCGGCGACGATGACCTCGACGGGGAGGGTGCGGTCGAACGCCGTGGCTTCGGAGTCGACGGGCACCTCGGCGTCGCCCCCGCACGCGGCGAGGAGTAGGACCATCGGCAGCACGAGCGCGAGCGTGGCGAGGCGGTAGCCCCGGGTGAGGTGCGCGATGCGGGCGGAGAGGGAGAAGTTCATGGCGTCAAGGGGTGGCGACGCGGGGGCTGCGTCTGCACGGGGGAAGGCGTCGGGGCCGACGTTATTGGGCGGAGGTCAGGGTGGTGCCGTCCTCGGCGCCGATGGGCTCGGGGAGGACGAGGCCGATGGCGCGCTGGAGCGAGCTCCGGGCCACGAGGTAGTCGTAGACGGCGCGGAGGTAGCCGAGCTGAGCCTGGTCGAACTGGGCCGAGGCGAGGCGGACGTCGATCTGTGTCGCGACGCCGGTGCGGAGGCGTTCGGCGGCGAAGTCGTAGGCCACCTGCGCCGTCTGCACGGTCTGTTCCTGCGCCGCGATCCGCTGCCGTGCCGAGGCGAGGTTTCGCAGCGCCTGCTCCACTTCGAGGACCGCGCCCTGCACGGCCCGTTCGAGCTGGACCTCGGCCTTCTGGATCTCGATCGTGTTCTGCTGCACGCGGTAGCTCGTCTGGAACCCGTTGAAGAGGTTCCAGCTCATCCGCACGCCGACGGCCACGCTCGGATTCCAGTACGCGGTGTCGAAGAACCCGCGCGAGTCCGAGGTCACGGCGAAGGGGTCGTCGGGGTTGGCGCCCTGGATCGCGGAAGTCCGGTCGTCGGGCACGCTGCCGACGTAGTTGAGATTCGCGAACGCGCTGAGGTTGGGGTAGTACTGCGCCCGCGTGATGTCGCGCTGCACCTGCTGGAGGTCGATCGCGAGGCGGGCCTGCTCGAGGTCGGGCCGCCGCTCGAACGCCGTCGCGACGGCGTCGTCGAACGAGACCGTTTCGAGGAACACGTCGCCCGGCAGGTCGAGCTCGCCGACGAGCGCGACGCGCTGGTTCACCGGCAGGCCGAGCGCGAAGAGCAGGTTGTTCTCGGCGACGGCCGCCGCGTTCTGCGCCTCGATGAGCTGGGTCTGCTGGTTCGCCACCTCGACCTCGGCCGTGAGCCGCTCGAACTTCGGGAGGACGCCCTGCGCCACGCGCCGCGACGTCTCGTTGAGCGTCGTCTCGGTCCGCGCCACGCTCGCCCGCACGACCTCGGCCTGCTGCCGGGCGAGGAGGGCACCGTAGTAGAGCTGGCGCGTCTGGTCGATGGCGGCCTGCTGCTGCTGCGTGAGCGCGGCCTGGTTGATGTCCTTCAGGCTCTTCGCGCCTTTGATGGCTGCGAACGCGCTCCCGTTGTAGAGCGTCTGCGTGATGGAGAGCGAGTTCTGGAACTGGTTCGCCACGCCGAACGGGTTGTCGCCACTGTCGAGCACGATGCCGGCATCCTCGAACCCTTGCTGCTGGAGTCGACGGAACTCCGCGAGCGAGATCGGCTCCGTCGCCGGGTCGTCGTCGGTGCGGGCGTCCTCGTTGAAGGCGAGCCAGTCGATCGAGCCGAGTGCGCCGAAGAGGCCGCCCGCGTCGGAGCCCGCGAAGGGGTTGGCCTCGACGATGTTCCGGGTGTACGACGAGGAGACGTCGGCGCTGGGGAGCACCTGCCCCCACGCCTCGCGGACCTGCGCGTTCGCGTTGGCGACGTCGAGCGCGGCGGTACGGACACTGTAGTTCCGTTCCAGCGCGATCTCGATCGCCTCTTCCAGCGAGAGCGGGAGCACGGAGCCCCCGGTCGCCGTGGCGGGTTGCGCGAGCACAGGGCCGGCGAGTGTGGAGTCCGGCGTCTGAGCGACGGCCGGGTGGAGCGTCAGGGCCAGCAGGGCGAGCAGGATGGGGAGGGAGCGGTTCATGGGGCGAGTCGTGGAGGGCGTGCCGTCAGAGTAGGTGCCTGTGGTGACAGCGTTTAGTCGCGGGGAAGCAGGCCGTCGAAAAGAATCGTGGTGATGAAGTCGGCGGCCTCGTCGAGCGAGGCGAACTCGTCGCCGGGTTCGACGTCGCACTCAGACAGGGGCGAGGCGTACATGAGGTACCCCTTGATATTCCCCATCAGCATGTGGGCGACGAGGATGGGCGGGAGCGGCCGCAGTTCGCTTGCCGTGATCGCGCGCTCGATCGGCTTGACGAGTTCGTCCATCGCCCGGTCGCGCCGGCGGTGCAGCGAGGGCACGTGGGCGTGCTCGGTGAGCATCAGCCGTTGCGCCTCTTTGATGAGGAGGAAGAACGTCTCGCGGTTGTCCGTGAAGTGGTGGAGCAGGCGGGCGATGAAGTCGCGGAAGTGCTCGCGCGTGGAGCGGCCGTCCCCCGCTACCTGCTCGAAGTGGGTGCGGACGAGCGCCGCCATCCCGTCGAACATCTCGTCGAGCAGTGCGAAGAGGATCGACTCCTTGCCGTCGGGGAAGTAGTTGTAGAGGGTCCCTTTCCCGAACTCAGCCCGCTCCGCGATCTCGTCGAGCGTAGCGCCGTCGTAGCCTTTGTCGGCGAAGACGACGAGCGCCGCATCGAGCATCGCGCGGCGCCGAGCGAGGCGTTCGCGGTCACGGCGGGAGAGGGTGGGGACTTCCATGTCGAGGAGCATGAACCGTTAGTCAGGATGTGACTCGCTGGTCACATGCCGACTCCTACGTCACCTTCTATCCGGGGTTGCATTACGAAATGATGAAGAGCGGCACGCATGCTCGTCGCGTAGGCGCTTGTATCGCAACGAGAGAGCGGGAAGATGCGCGGCCGAGGTGAAGGTGTCGTAAAGGGTGCGCGTGAAAAAGGGGAGCCCACCCCGGTCGCTCCCGGTTCAGGCTCCCCTGTCCTTTCGGCTCCTGCCTGTCCTTTCGGCTCCTGCGATGCGGAATCAGATGTACTCCTCGAGCCCATGCGAGCCGAGGTAGTCCACGATGTTCTTGACCTGCTGCGTGGACTCCATGTGGCAGACGAGCACGGCGTCGCCCGTATCGACGACGGCGGCGTCGTGGATGCCCACGAGCACGATGAGCCGGTCCTGGCTGCGGACGTAGCAGCGGCTCGCGTTGTGAACGATGACGTTGCCCTCGACGGCGTTGCCGGCTTTGTCTTTGTCGAGGATGTCGAAGACGGCGCGCCAGTCGCCGACATCGCTCCACCCGAACGACCCGGGGACGACCCACACGTGGCCGTCGGCAGCGGCGGGCTCCATCACGCCGTAGTCGATGGAGATCTTCGGCGTGCGGCGAAAGGCGTCGTTGACAGCCTCGCCGAGCGCCGCTTCACCGTTGCTCATCGCGGCCTCAATGGGCGCGAACGCGGCCCACACGTCGGGGAGGTGGCGCTGGAGTTGGTCGAGAATGGAGTCGGCGCGCCAGATGAACATGCCGCTGTTCCAGAGGAAGTCGCCGGAGTCGAGGAAGCGCTCGGCCGTAGCGAGGTCGGGCTTCTCGGCGAAGGTGCGGACGGGAAAAGCAGACAGGGCGGTCCCATCTTCCGTCGCCGCCGAGGCGAACTGGATGTATCCGTAGCCGGTCTCGGGGTGCGACGGCTCGATGCCGATGGTGACGAGGGCGCCGGGCTCGGCCGCTTTGTCGACGGCGGCGCGGAGCACGTCGTGGAAGGCGGCGACGTTGCGGATCACGTGGTCCGCCGGCAGCACCACCATCACCGCCTCCGGGTCGAGGGTGTGGAGGTGGGCGGCGGCGAAGGCGATCGCCGGGGCCGTGTTGCGGCTGGCCGGCTCGGCGAGGATATTCGCCTCGGGCACGGCCGGGAGGTGCTCCTGCGTCTGCGTGACGTAGCGCTCGTTCGTCACCACGAAGCACCGCTCGGCCGGGACGAGGGGCTGGAGCCGCGCGAACGTGTTCTGGATGAGCGAGGCCTGCTCGAACACGTCGAGGAACTGCTTCGGGGACTCTTGCCGGCTGCGGGGCCAGAATCTGCTGCCGACGCCGCCGGCCATGATTACTGCGTAGAGGGACATGTGGGTTGCCGTCAGAACAGAGGGGAGCGAAGAGGGGACGAGGCCGCGCGGGAAGATAGGACACGCGGACGCCGGGGGTACGGTCGGATCGGCCGGGGCCGTCGGGCGTCGAATCGGCCGGGTGAACGAGGGAGGAACGGCGCTTGCATCGGCTCTCGCGTTCGGGCGTAGCAGCACGCTGCGCCTGCGCTGAGTCCGGCTCTCCGCTCGTTCTTCCTTTGTGCTGCCGACGAGAGGTGCCTACTTTCAGCGACCTTATCCAGTCTTTCTTGAGCTAGTGCGCGGTGCCGCCGCTTGGCCCTGCGTGTGACATCCTACTTCTGCTATGAAAATCGGAGTTATCGGTACCGGCTATGTCGGCCTCGTCTCAGGCACCTGCTTTGCCGAAATGGGCAACGACGTCGTCTGCGTAGACATCGACGCGCGCAAAGTCGAGAAGCTGAGCCGGGGAGAGTTGACTCTCTTCGAGCCCGGCATCGAGCGCTTCCTGGAGCGGAACCTCCGCGAGGATCGGTTGAGCTTCACGACCGACCTCGCCGAGGCCGTCGAGGCCGCCGAGATCCTCTTCCTCGCCCTCCCGACGCCGCCCGGCGAAGACGGCTCGGCCGACCTCTCGTACGTGCTCGGCGTCGCCGGCGACATCGCCGACCTGCTGGCTGCTAACCCCTCGTGGGGCTATCGCGTGATCGTCGACAAGAGCACGGTCCCGGTCGGGACCGCCGCCCGCGTCACGGCGATTATCGAAGAGCGCGGGCTCGAAGCCGGCAAAGATTTCGACGTGGTCTCGAACCCCGAATTCCTCCGCGAAGGCGTCGCCGTCGACGACTTCATGAAGCCGGAGCGCGTCGTGATCGGGACCGACAGCGAGCGGGCGGCCGATCTGATGACGCTGCTCTACGAGCCGTTCGTCCGCAGCGGCAACCCCATCATCGTGATGGACGAGCGCAGCGCGGAGATGACGAAGTACGCCGCGAACTCGCTGCTCGCCACGAAGATCACGTTCATGAACGAGATCGCGAACGTCTGCGAGCGCGTCGGCGCGGATGTGGACAAGGTCCGCCACGGGATCGGGACCGACAGCCGGATCGGGACGAAGTTCCTCTACGCCGGCATCGGCTTCGGCGGCTCGTGCTTCCCCAAAGACGTGCAGGCGCTCGTCCGCACCTCACAGGAGAACGCGTACGAGTTCGAGATCCTGGAGTCCGTCCTCCGGGTCAACGAGCGGCAACGCCGCGTCCTCGCCGACCGCATCATCGAGCACTTCGGCGGCTCGCTCGAGGGCAAGCGGATCGCCGTCTGGGGCCTCGCCTTCAAGCCGAACACCGACGACGTGCGCGAAGCTCCGAGCCACACCGTCATCCAAGCGCTCACCGAGCGCGGCGCCGAGATCCTCGCCTTCGATCCCGAAGCCATCGAGACCACGCGCGACGTGCTCGGCGAGGGCGAACTCGGGACGGGCAGCCTCGCCTACGCCGCCGACTCGTACAGCGCGCTCGTCCGCGCCGACGCCCTCGTGATCTGCACGGAGTGGCCGGAGTTTCGCCGCCCCGACTTCGAGCGGATGCAGCGCCTGCTCAGCGCGCCGCTCGTCTTCGACGGCCGCAACCTCTACGACCCCGCGCGCATGGCGGAGGCCGGGTTCGAGTACCACTCCATCGGGCGTCCGTACGTGGCCCCGGCGGGCAGCGCGACCGACTCCGCCGTCGCTGCCAACGGCCACGCTCAGTAGACGGTAGACGGTGGACAGAAGGCGGCCCTGCGTTCTGTATCCACCGCTCCTCGTTTCCCGCCCACTGTCCACTTTTTTCTGTCCACCGTCCACCGAATCATGCCTCGTACCCTCATCACCGGCGGCGCCGGCTTCCTCGGCTCGCACCTCTGCGACCGGTTCATCGCGGAAGGCCACGAGGTCGTCTGCATGGACAACTTCATCACGGGCAACCCGGACAACGTGGCGCACCTCGTCGGCCACGAGCGGTTCCAACTCGTCCGGCACGATGTGTCGAACTACGTCTACGTCGCGGGCGACCTCGACTACATCCTCCACTTCGCGAGCCCGGCGAGCCCGATCGATTACCTCCAGCTCCCGATCCAGACGCTGAAGGTGGGCGCGCTCGGGACGCACAACCTCCTCGGCCTCGCAAAAACGAAGAGCGCGCGGCTGCTCTTGGCCTCGACGAGCGAGGTCTACGGCGACCCCCTCATCCACCCGCAGCAGGAGGAGTACTGGGGCAACGTCAACCCCGTCGGCTCGCGCGGCGTCTACGACGAGGCCAAGCGCTTCGCCGAGGCGATCACGATGGCGTACCACCGCTACCACGGCGTCGAGACGCGGATCGTCCGCATCTTCAACACCTACGGCCCGCGCATGCGCGCCGAGGACGGCCGTGTGGTGAGCAACTTCATCAACCAGGCGATTCGCGGCGAGGCCATCACGGTCTACGGCGACGGCTCGCAGACGCGCTCGTTCCAGTACGTCGACGACCTCGTCGAGGGCATCTACCGCCTGCTGCTCTCGGACGAGGTCTACCCGGTCAACATCGGGAACCCCGACGAGACGACGATCCGCGAGTTCGCCGACGAGATCCTCGCACTCACGGGCTCGGCGTCCACGGTCACGTACGAGCCGCTCCCGGCCGACGACCCGAAGATCCGCCAGCCCGACATCACGAAGGCGCGTGAGATCCTCGGGTGGGCGCCGCGCGTGGACCGCGCCGAAGGCCTGAAGCGGACCTTGGAGTATTTTCAGCAGGCTCTCCCCGAGCAAGCAGAGGCTGCGAAGACGGCGTGAGTCGAGCGGAGGAGCAGACGAATCGATGAGCGGAGGAGGCGATGAGTCGAGGAAATCCGTTTCTTCGTCTCATCGCCTCATCCTCTCTTCGGCTCTTATGAAAGGCATCATCCTCGCCGGCGGCACCGGCACCCGGCTCTACCCGCTGACGCTGGCCGTGAGCAAGCAGCTCATGCCGGTCTACGACAAGCCGCTCGTCTACTACCCGCTCTCGACGCTGATGCTCGCCGGCATCCGCGAGATCCTCGTCATCTCGACGCCACGCGACCTTCCGCTCTTCGAGCGGCTCCTCGGCGACGGCGAACAGTGGGGTCTTTCGTTCGAGTACGTCGCGCAGCCGGAGCCCAACGGGATCGCCGAAGCGTTCCTCCTCGGCGCCGACTTCATCGGTGATGACAGCGTGGCGCTCGTGCTCGGCGACAACATTTTCTACGGGCAGGGTCTCTCGGAGCGGCTCCAGCACTGCGCCCGGCTGGAGGAGGGGGCGACGGTCTTCGGTTACTACGTCCGCGACCCCGAGCGCTACGGCGTCGTCACGTTCAACGCCGAGGGGCGGGCCGTGGACATCGTCGAGAAGCCCGAGCGCCCGACCTCGAACTACGCGGTGACGGGGCTCTACTTCTACGACAACGATGTGGTCGAGATCGCCCAGCGTCTGACGCCGTCGGCGCGGGGCGAGTTGGAGATCACGGACGTGAACCGGGCCTATCTGGAGCGCGGTACGTTGCGCGTCGAGCAGCTCGGGCGGGGGACGGCGTGGCTCGATACAGGCACGCATGCGGCGCTCCTCGAAGCGGCCCACTTCATCGAGGTCGTCGAGAGCCGGCAGGGGCTGAAGATCGCCTGCCCGGAGGAGATCGCGTACCGGATGGGCTACATCGACGCTGCCGCGCTGGAAGCGCTCGCCCGGCCGCTCGCGGGCAACGCGTACGGGCAGTACCTTCTGGACCTGCTCTGAGCCGGGCCGAGTGCCTGTGCCCTATCGCTCGCGCCATCCGTACGGACGCAGCATGCTGCGTCTCTACCTCCCATCTGATGACTGTAACTGACCTGAATATCCCCGGCCTCCGGCTGTTCGAGCCGCGCGTGTTCGAGGACGAGCGCGGCGCGTTTCTGGAGGCCTACCACGCCGCGCGTTACCGCGAGCATGGGCTCGATAGGGACTTCGTGCAGGACAACCTCTCGCGATCGCGGCGCGGCGTCGTGCGCGGGCTCCACTTCCAGCGCCGCCACCCGCAGGGCAAGCTGATCTCCGTCGTGCGCGGCGCGATCTACGACGTGGCCGTGGACCTCCGACCGGGCTCCGAGACCTTCGGCGAGCACGTCGGTGTCGAACTCTCGGACGCGAACGGGCGTCAGCTCTGGGTCCCACCCGGCTTCGCCCACGGCTTCGCCGCGCTGTCCGACCGGGCCGACGTGCTCTACAAATGCACGGACGTGTACCACCCCGACGACGAGGGCGGGCTCCTCTGGAACGACCCGGCGCTCGGCATCGACTGGCCCGTCGCGGAGCCGATCCTCTCCGAGCGCGATCGGATGCACCCCCCGCTCGCCGCGCTTACACCCGAGATGCTGCCCGCTGCGGAGAGCGTGGCGCTGTGAGGGTGCTCGTCACTGGGGCGAACGGGCAGGTCGGCCGCGAATTGCTGCGCGCCGCGCCCGACTTCGGTGTCGAAGTGATCGGGCTGACGCGGGCCGACCTCGACGTGGCGGACCGCGAAGCCGTGCAGGGAGCCGTCAAGAGACGCGCACCGGACATCGTCGTCAACGCGGCGGCGTACACAGCCGTGGATCGGGCCGAGACGGAGCCCGACCTCGCCTTCGCCGTCAACCGCGACGGCGCGGCGCACCTCGCCGAGGCTTGTGCCGACGCTGGGATTCCGCTCGTCCATTTCTCGACGGACTACGTCTTCGACGGGACGAAGGGCGCGTCGTACACCGAGGCCGATGCGCCGAACCCACTCGGGGTCTACGGGCAGAGCAAGTGGGCGGGGGAGGAGGCCGTGCGCGAGCGGATCGACCGCCACGTCATCCTCCGCACGAGTTGGGTGTTCAGCGCGCACGGGCACAACTTCGTCAAAACGATGCTCCGGCTGAGCCGTGAACGCGACGAACTCCGCGTCGTCGCCGATCAGCGCGGCAACCCGACGGCAGCGACGGACATCGCCCGGACCGCGCTCCGCATCGCGCAGCGGGCCGTTGCTGGAGAAACTGCTGCGTGGGGCACGTTCCACTTCGCGGGGACGCCCGCGACGACGTGGCACGGCCTCACCGAAGCCGGCGTTGCTGAAGCCCGGCGGCACGGCGAGGTCCGTGCCCAGCGCATCGAGCCGATCCCGACGAGCGACTATCCGACGCCGGCCCGTCGCCCGGTCGATGCGCGGCTCGACGGCTCGCGGCTCGCCCGCGTGTGGGGCATCGAGCCGCCGCCGTGG includes:
- the rfbD gene encoding dTDP-4-dehydrorhamnose reductase; this translates as MRVLVTGANGQVGRELLRAAPDFGVEVIGLTRADLDVADREAVQGAVKRRAPDIVVNAAAYTAVDRAETEPDLAFAVNRDGAAHLAEACADAGIPLVHFSTDYVFDGTKGASYTEADAPNPLGVYGQSKWAGEEAVRERIDRHVILRTSWVFSAHGHNFVKTMLRLSRERDELRVVADQRGNPTAATDIARTALRIAQRAVAGETAAWGTFHFAGTPATTWHGLTEAGVAEARRHGEVRAQRIEPIPTSDYPTPARRPVDARLDGSRLARVWGIEPPPWQPALARVVAEVLGA